One Streptomyces sp. NBC_01237 genomic region harbors:
- the gmd gene encoding GDP-mannose 4,6-dehydratase, with product MKRALITGITGQDGSYLADLLLEKGYEVHGIVRRSSSFNTRRLDHIYRDPHEAGRRLILHYGDVSDASRLVTLLVRIRPDEVYHLAAQSHVRVSFDEPENTGNITGIGTTRLLEAILMSARDIRYYQASSSEMFGATPPPQSEQTAFHPRSPYGAAKVYSYWMARNYREAYGMFTVNGILFNHESPRRGETFVTRKIARAAARIKNGLDQHLYLGNLDAVRDWGYAPEYVEGMWRMLQCDEPDDYVLATGVGTTVQEFVELCFSHVGLDWRAHVRYDEAYVRPAEVDALIGDAGKAREKLGWSARTPVDRLAQIMVDAELTRIGTNPREPHHAIPFADSRAHHEATRGIAPR from the coding sequence GTGAAACGGGCTCTGATAACCGGAATCACCGGTCAGGACGGCTCCTACCTCGCCGACCTGTTATTGGAGAAGGGCTACGAGGTCCACGGCATCGTGCGCCGCAGCTCGTCGTTCAACACCAGGCGGCTCGACCACATCTACCGGGATCCGCACGAGGCCGGGCGCCGTCTGATCCTGCATTACGGCGACGTCAGCGACGCCAGCCGGCTCGTGACCCTGCTGGTGCGCATCCGGCCGGACGAGGTCTACCACCTGGCGGCCCAATCACACGTGCGAGTGAGTTTCGACGAGCCCGAGAACACCGGCAACATCACGGGCATCGGCACCACCCGGCTGCTTGAGGCGATCCTCATGTCCGCGAGGGACATCCGGTACTACCAGGCGTCGTCCTCGGAGATGTTCGGGGCGACACCGCCCCCGCAGAGCGAGCAGACCGCCTTCCACCCTCGCAGCCCGTACGGCGCGGCGAAGGTCTACAGCTACTGGATGGCGCGCAACTACCGTGAGGCGTACGGGATGTTCACGGTCAACGGCATCCTGTTCAACCATGAATCCCCGCGCCGGGGCGAGACCTTCGTGACGCGGAAGATCGCCCGTGCGGCGGCACGGATCAAGAACGGTCTGGACCAGCATCTCTACCTCGGCAATCTCGACGCCGTCCGTGACTGGGGCTACGCCCCCGAGTACGTCGAGGGCATGTGGCGCATGCTCCAGTGCGACGAGCCGGACGACTACGTCCTGGCGACCGGAGTCGGCACCACCGTGCAGGAGTTCGTCGAGCTCTGCTTCTCCCACGTCGGCCTCGACTGGCGCGCCCATGTGCGCTACGACGAGGCGTACGTACGCCCCGCCGAGGTCGACGCCCTGATCGGCGACGCCGGCAAGGCGCGCGAGAAGCTCGGCTGGAGCGCGCGGACGCCGGTGGACCGGCTGGCTCAGATCATGGTGGACGCCGAACTCACCCGTATCGGCACCAACCCGCGCGAGCCCCACCACGCGATCCCGTTCGCCGATTCCCGGGCCCACCACGAAGCGACCAGAGGGATCGCCCCCCGCTGA
- a CDS encoding streptomycin biosynthesis protein has translation MAELDDKLQPIVVHQQSMRVIDGMHRLRAGAARGDTTIRALYFSGSESEAFLFAVHSNTKHGLPLTREDRRAAAARIISSFPTMSDRVLSKITGLAQQTVAKIRHQLPTGRSEESRIGADGRARPMNPKENRRIAEEYLKENPHASLREIARAANISPSTAQDVRRRATRQLGSAELPPSRLSTVPQQGARPGGPEQLRHLELLARDPSVRHTDAGRMLVQWLRLTAAISKNRRVIVNSVPEHCAEMAAQAMRMCMANLEEFARNLEQR, from the coding sequence ATGGCGGAACTCGACGACAAGCTCCAACCGATCGTCGTCCACCAGCAGTCGATGCGGGTCATCGACGGAATGCACCGGCTTCGAGCGGGTGCCGCACGCGGAGATACAACCATTCGCGCACTGTATTTCTCGGGCAGTGAGAGCGAAGCATTCCTGTTCGCCGTCCATTCAAATACGAAGCACGGCCTCCCGCTCACCCGTGAAGATCGCCGGGCCGCCGCAGCAAGGATCATCTCCTCCTTTCCCACCATGTCGGACCGCGTCCTGTCGAAAATCACCGGACTCGCCCAGCAGACCGTCGCCAAGATCCGACACCAACTGCCCACGGGCCGGTCCGAGGAATCGCGCATCGGCGCGGACGGGCGCGCCAGGCCCATGAATCCAAAAGAGAACCGCAGGATTGCCGAAGAGTATCTCAAAGAGAATCCGCATGCCTCTCTGCGGGAAATCGCACGGGCGGCGAACATCTCACCATCGACCGCGCAGGACGTGCGAAGGCGGGCCACCCGGCAGCTCGGCTCCGCGGAGCTCCCGCCGTCGCGGCTGTCGACCGTCCCCCAGCAGGGGGCCCGCCCCGGCGGGCCGGAACAACTGCGTCACCTCGAACTGCTGGCCCGGGACCCGTCGGTACGGCACACCGACGCCGGCCGCATGCTGGTGCAGTGGCTGCGCCTGACGGCGGCCATCAGCAAGAACCGCCGGGTGATCGTGAACAGCGTCCCCGAGCACTGCGCCGAAATGGCGGCACAGGCCATGCGGATGTGCATGGCCAATCTGGAGGAGTTCGCCAGAAACCTGGAACAGCGCTGA
- a CDS encoding 4-hydroxybenzoate 3-monooxygenase: MPTALTRTTVGIIGAGPAGLMLSHLLARAGIDSVVVDHRTRAEIEATGRAGILEADSVRLLTATGVSDRVLRQGHPHAGIDLRFGGESHRIDFQDLVGENVWLYPQTEVFADLADARQRDAGDVRFGIAGTQVVDLTTPSPGILFTDADGVAQEVRCSILVGADGSRGVCRPAVPEAARTHFFREYPFAWFGVLVEASPSAPELVYTHSERGFALISQRTESVQRMYFQCDPDEDPDAWPDERIWAELQARVCGADGFSLKEGPVTDRSVLPFRSFVCEPLRYGSMLLAGDAAHTVPPTGAKGLNLALADARVLAEVVERAVSRRDHAVLDEYGPRALARVWRAQHFSYWMTTMLHRAPGATDFDVRRRLGELEGVVGSRAGAAYLAEGYTGWSGAA; this comes from the coding sequence ATGCCCACAGCCCTCACTCGGACCACCGTCGGGATCATCGGCGCCGGCCCGGCCGGTCTGATGCTGTCGCACCTGCTGGCCCGCGCGGGCATCGACTCGGTGGTGGTCGACCACCGCACCCGCGCCGAGATCGAGGCCACCGGCCGCGCGGGGATCCTGGAGGCCGACAGCGTCCGCCTGTTGACCGCGACCGGGGTCTCGGACCGGGTACTGCGCCAAGGCCATCCGCACGCCGGTATCGATCTGCGCTTCGGCGGCGAGAGCCACCGCATCGACTTCCAGGACCTGGTCGGGGAGAATGTGTGGCTCTACCCGCAGACCGAGGTCTTCGCCGATCTCGCCGACGCGCGCCAACGGGACGCGGGAGACGTGCGGTTCGGCATAGCGGGGACTCAGGTCGTCGACCTCACCACGCCGTCCCCGGGCATCCTCTTCACCGATGCCGACGGCGTCGCCCAGGAGGTGCGCTGCTCCATACTCGTCGGCGCGGACGGTTCGCGCGGGGTGTGCCGCCCGGCCGTGCCCGAGGCGGCACGTACGCACTTCTTCCGTGAGTACCCCTTCGCCTGGTTCGGCGTCCTGGTCGAGGCGTCGCCCAGCGCACCCGAGCTCGTCTACACCCACTCCGAGCGGGGGTTCGCGCTCATCAGCCAGCGCACCGAGTCCGTACAGCGCATGTACTTCCAGTGCGACCCGGACGAGGATCCGGATGCCTGGCCGGACGAGCGGATCTGGGCGGAACTCCAGGCGCGGGTGTGCGGGGCGGACGGGTTCTCGCTCAAGGAGGGGCCCGTCACCGACCGCTCGGTGCTCCCCTTCCGCAGCTTTGTGTGCGAGCCCCTGAGGTACGGGAGCATGCTGCTGGCCGGGGACGCCGCGCATACGGTCCCCCCGACCGGGGCCAAGGGCCTGAACCTTGCCCTGGCCGACGCGCGGGTGCTGGCCGAGGTGGTGGAGCGGGCCGTCAGCCGTCGGGACCACGCGGTCCTCGACGAGTACGGCCCCCGGGCACTGGCCCGGGTGTGGCGAGCGCAGCACTTCTCGTACTGGATGACCACGATGCTGCACCGTGCCCCCGGCGCCACCGACTTCGATGTGCGGCGCCGACTGGGCGAGTTGGAGGGCGTGGTGGGATCCAGGGCGGGGGCCGCGTACCTGGCGGAGGGATACACGGGCTGGAGCGGTGCGGCGTGA
- a CDS encoding FkbM family methyltransferase, with protein sequence MTTHDRTAWRTALDRRSHTSGIRGLAQRLRHPVRTSYPSTRALRELRHRGEGSPSTARTFWGREMSIALPEEVSISIHRRGFVDYDLTAFLLSHLRPGATMLDVGAHIGYYTMWASELVGPSGSVTAFEPTPSTLTTLRMNAARLPNASVVPAAVWSKKDRLVFLDHGPGYSAYNSTFEARLPDAVRARIPSEPFTVDAVSLDDYVRDAGLTVDFVKIDAESAEAHVLAGMREILSGQRPVISLEVGDLDVAGAPTSRELVDTLVDAGYEPWELHRGTPAPHRPRNHYTYQNLLFAPEGQWHPSDPRRP encoded by the coding sequence GTGACCACACACGACCGAACCGCCTGGCGCACAGCGCTCGACCGGCGCTCGCACACGTCGGGGATCCGCGGGCTCGCCCAACGCCTACGCCATCCGGTCCGCACCTCCTACCCCAGTACCCGCGCGCTGCGCGAGCTCCGGCACCGGGGTGAGGGCAGCCCCTCGACCGCGCGGACGTTCTGGGGCCGCGAGATGTCGATCGCGCTGCCCGAAGAGGTCTCCATCTCCATCCACCGCCGCGGATTCGTGGACTACGACCTCACCGCCTTCCTGCTCTCGCACCTGCGGCCCGGCGCGACGATGCTCGACGTCGGCGCGCACATCGGCTACTACACGATGTGGGCGAGCGAACTCGTCGGCCCGAGCGGATCGGTGACCGCTTTCGAGCCGACGCCGTCGACGCTCACGACGCTGCGCATGAACGCGGCGCGCCTGCCCAACGCCTCGGTGGTGCCCGCTGCCGTCTGGTCGAAGAAGGACCGGCTCGTCTTCCTCGACCACGGACCCGGCTACAGCGCCTACAACTCGACGTTCGAGGCACGGCTGCCCGACGCGGTCCGCGCCCGTATCCCCTCCGAGCCGTTCACCGTCGACGCGGTCAGCCTGGACGACTACGTGCGCGACGCCGGACTGACCGTCGACTTCGTGAAGATCGACGCCGAGAGCGCCGAGGCGCACGTCCTGGCCGGCATGCGCGAGATCCTGTCCGGCCAGCGCCCCGTCATCTCGCTGGAGGTGGGCGACCTCGACGTGGCCGGCGCGCCGACCAGCCGGGAGCTGGTCGACACGCTGGTGGACGCCGGATACGAGCCCTGGGAACTGCACCGGGGCACCCC